One window from the genome of Nitrosospira multiformis encodes:
- a CDS encoding ABC transporter permease produces MTKETPRENRAARFLVSGPPLLFLVVFFVAPSLIMILTSFRFPGEFGGLAPIAAPVGKIPGEYGLTPEAYQFFFSDVLYARIFLKSFGVALATTLICLIMAYPLALLIARSEKRFRNLMVLLVVLPFASNFLIRIYAWVIILGPESALSHFINAILDAFGIGPVTLLFSPFAVLVGMVYVHLPFMILPLYTNLEKHDPSLLDAAQDLGATGWQRFWRVTWPLSLPGVFSGSALVFIPVLGMFAVPDILGGTGDILIGNLIKDQFLGTRDWPFGSALSIMLTLAVLSIAGLATWFARSATGQRVA; encoded by the coding sequence ATGACTAAGGAAACTCCGAGAGAGAACCGTGCCGCCAGATTCCTGGTGAGTGGTCCGCCACTATTGTTCCTGGTGGTTTTCTTTGTCGCGCCGAGCCTGATCATGATTCTCACCTCATTCCGCTTTCCGGGTGAGTTTGGGGGCCTGGCACCCATTGCCGCGCCCGTGGGAAAAATTCCCGGCGAATATGGACTCACACCGGAGGCTTACCAGTTCTTTTTCAGCGACGTTCTGTATGCCAGAATTTTCCTCAAATCCTTCGGCGTCGCGCTAGCCACCACGTTGATTTGCCTCATTATGGCCTATCCGCTGGCATTGCTGATCGCACGCAGCGAAAAACGCTTCCGCAATCTGATGGTCCTGCTGGTGGTACTGCCGTTCGCCAGCAATTTCCTCATCCGCATTTATGCCTGGGTAATCATTCTCGGACCGGAATCCGCACTCAGCCACTTCATCAACGCCATCCTCGACGCATTCGGCATCGGGCCGGTGACATTGTTGTTCTCGCCGTTCGCGGTATTGGTAGGCATGGTTTATGTGCACCTGCCGTTCATGATATTGCCGCTTTACACCAATCTGGAGAAGCACGATCCCTCCCTGCTGGATGCGGCGCAAGATCTTGGCGCCACCGGGTGGCAGCGCTTCTGGCGCGTCACTTGGCCCTTATCCCTGCCGGGTGTATTTTCAGGCTCCGCGCTGGTATTCATTCCGGTGCTGGGCATGTTCGCGGTGCCCGATATACTGGGCGGTACGGGCGATATTCTCATCGGCAACCTGATCAAGGATCAATTCCTCGGTACCCGCGACTGGCCTTTCGGTTCGGCGCTTTCAATCATGCTGACACTGGCGGTGCTATCCATCGCCGGGCTGGCGACATGGTTCGCGCGCTCCGCCACCGGACAGCGCGTAGCATGA
- a CDS encoding ABC transporter permease: MSRGSIWLWFVAVLIYAFLYIPLAIVVMYSFNDSRLNAEWVGFTLSWYQALFNNTEMLTAARNSLIIALSASFSATVLGTMAGLAIHRYKLKVLPILVFTPVAMPEILLGVSLLLFFLQVLNMTLGMVSIIIAHTTFCIGFVAIIVRARLQGMDESIFEAARDLGASRWETFRLVTLPLIMPAVVAGALMSFTLSIDDFVITFFTKGVGEPILPIQIYTMIKVAVTPEVNAISTLLMLLTLVMIIIAARLESRTSSGGVKMPPGIVK; encoded by the coding sequence ATGAGCCGCGGCAGTATCTGGTTGTGGTTCGTAGCGGTGCTGATCTACGCCTTTCTGTATATCCCGCTCGCGATCGTGGTGATGTATTCGTTCAACGACTCCAGGCTGAATGCCGAGTGGGTGGGCTTTACACTGTCCTGGTACCAGGCGCTGTTCAACAACACGGAAATGCTCACCGCCGCGCGCAATTCGCTCATCATCGCACTCAGCGCGAGTTTTAGCGCCACCGTGCTTGGCACGATGGCCGGCCTGGCGATACATCGATACAAACTCAAGGTTCTGCCGATATTGGTATTCACGCCGGTGGCAATGCCTGAGATCCTGCTGGGTGTGTCGTTGTTGCTATTCTTTTTGCAAGTCCTGAACATGACGCTCGGCATGGTTTCCATCATCATCGCGCACACCACGTTTTGTATCGGCTTCGTCGCCATTATCGTACGGGCGCGGCTTCAGGGCATGGATGAAAGCATCTTTGAGGCGGCACGCGATCTCGGTGCATCCCGATGGGAGACTTTCCGCCTTGTTACCTTGCCGCTTATCATGCCGGCGGTGGTGGCGGGTGCCTTGATGTCGTTCACCCTGTCCATTGATGACTTCGTCATTACCTTCTTTACCAAAGGTGTCGGCGAACCGATACTCCCCATCCAGATCTATACCATGATAAAGGTCGCGGTGACGCCGGAAGTAAATGCCATTTCCACGTTGCTGATGCTGCTTACGCTGGTCATGATCATCATCGCGGCCAGGCTGGAATCGCGCACTTCATCGGGCGGAGTCAAAATGCCGCCCGGAATAGTAAAATAA
- a CDS encoding DUF2905 domain-containing protein encodes MQRLLILLGILLVFMGLAWPWLSKLPFGRLPGDIIIERENFRLYFPLTTGLLVSLFLSLLLWWWSRK; translated from the coding sequence ATGCAACGCCTACTCATCTTGCTCGGGATACTGCTGGTGTTTATGGGCCTCGCATGGCCGTGGCTGTCGAAACTGCCTTTCGGGCGGCTGCCGGGAGACATTATTATCGAACGGGAGAATTTCAGGCTTTACTTTCCTCTGACCACGGGCCTGCTGGTATCCCTTTTCCTGTCACTGTTGCTGTGGTGGTGGTCCCGGAAATAA
- a CDS encoding ABC transporter substrate-binding protein — MSSRRLLTLPLISFLLLAWLIPFVTGCTRQDQNTASTAENILHLFNWNNYIAPRIIERFQELCHCKLAQDYYSDNEEMLAKLAAGATGYDLIVPTGNAMDTLIRQGALKPLDKSLLPNLKNINSAYLDTAFDPGNKYSVPYAYTLTLLGFNQEKIKELGLPTDTWAIIFEPKYLEKIKGRVTVLDSQRELMAAALKYLGYSVNDTDEGHWKQAAELIVRAKPYWAAFSNTSYVKELAVGNLWVAHGYSNDMFQAALDAAKTKREFTISYASPKEGAVLALDSMVLHRSGNRPDLAHQFINFMLDGRNSAELTNLIGSGNPNTDAMQYIRPEIANNEAIFPDTALLSRLEMLRDLDRKQRRLLSRLWTEIKLR; from the coding sequence ATGAGTTCACGGCGTTTGCTCACTTTACCGCTGATATCATTTTTATTGCTCGCGTGGCTGATTCCATTCGTTACGGGCTGTACAAGACAGGATCAGAATACGGCCAGCACGGCCGAAAATATTCTTCATCTATTCAACTGGAATAACTATATCGCGCCGCGAATAATCGAGCGCTTCCAGGAACTCTGCCATTGCAAACTTGCGCAGGACTATTATTCCGACAACGAGGAAATGCTGGCGAAGCTGGCGGCCGGCGCGACTGGCTATGATCTTATCGTCCCCACCGGCAACGCGATGGATACGCTTATTCGGCAGGGCGCACTCAAGCCGCTGGATAAATCGTTACTGCCCAATCTCAAAAACATCAATTCCGCATACCTCGATACCGCTTTCGATCCCGGCAACAAGTATTCCGTTCCTTATGCCTATACGCTTACCCTGCTCGGCTTCAATCAGGAAAAAATAAAGGAGCTCGGTTTACCTACCGATACCTGGGCAATCATTTTTGAGCCGAAATACCTGGAAAAAATCAAGGGTCGCGTAACCGTACTCGATAGTCAGCGAGAATTGATGGCGGCGGCACTAAAGTATTTGGGCTATTCGGTTAACGATACCGATGAGGGGCACTGGAAGCAGGCAGCGGAACTGATCGTGCGTGCGAAGCCTTACTGGGCAGCTTTCAGCAACACCAGCTATGTCAAGGAGTTGGCGGTAGGCAACCTGTGGGTGGCGCACGGATATTCTAATGACATGTTTCAGGCGGCGCTTGATGCCGCAAAGACGAAGCGTGAATTCACGATCAGCTACGCAAGCCCAAAGGAGGGCGCGGTGCTGGCACTCGACAGCATGGTGCTGCATCGAAGCGGGAACCGTCCCGATCTCGCTCATCAATTCATTAATTTCATGCTGGACGGAAGAAACTCCGCCGAGCTGACCAATCTCATCGGATCCGGCAATCCCAACACGGATGCAATGCAATATATCCGGCCTGAAATTGCCAACAACGAAGCGATATTTCCAGACACTGCATTGCTCAGCCGGCTGGAAATGCTTCGTGACCTTGACCGCAAGCAACGCCGTCTGCTAAGCCGGTTATGGACCGAAATAAAATTGAGATAG
- a CDS encoding alpha/beta hydrolase, whose amino-acid sequence MLDSRPKKFFIDGPAGKLETVLAKPDIDHPRGIAVIAHPHPLYGGTMNNKVVYTLFKTLLELGFIAVKFNFRGVEQSEGNCYSGNDNGTGEIEDVLAVVETTGNQFASAFNESPPLMLVGFSFGGAIQAYAAQRLRPQKLIMVAPSVERLNVPPIAHPGAGQDMEPITDILIIHGDQDDVVPLKTVLAWAAPQELPVVVVPGAEHFFHDRLHILKRIVQDSCRP is encoded by the coding sequence TTGCTGGATTCACGTCCCAAAAAGTTTTTTATTGATGGTCCTGCGGGAAAGCTGGAAACGGTTCTGGCCAAGCCGGATATTGATCATCCACGCGGTATAGCCGTCATTGCGCACCCTCACCCGCTGTATGGCGGAACGATGAACAACAAGGTTGTTTATACCCTCTTCAAGACTTTGCTCGAACTGGGATTCATCGCAGTCAAATTCAATTTTCGCGGTGTGGAACAAAGCGAAGGTAATTGTTACTCAGGTAACGACAATGGGACGGGCGAGATCGAAGACGTGCTTGCGGTGGTTGAAACCACCGGAAATCAATTTGCTTCCGCCTTCAATGAGTCTCCGCCATTGATGCTGGTTGGATTTTCCTTCGGCGGGGCAATTCAGGCGTATGCCGCGCAACGGCTCAGGCCGCAAAAATTAATCATGGTAGCGCCATCGGTGGAACGATTGAACGTTCCACCCATCGCTCATCCCGGCGCCGGACAGGACATGGAACCTATCACGGATATCCTTATCATTCACGGTGATCAGGATGACGTGGTTCCTCTCAAGACTGTCCTGGCCTGGGCCGCCCCTCAGGAATTGCCGGTGGTTGTCGTTCCTGGCGCCGAACATTTTTTTCATGACCGGCTGCACATTCTCAAACGTATCGTTCAAGATTCATGCCGGCCCTGA
- a CDS encoding ABC transporter ATP-binding protein, with product MSLLEIRNVTRRFGSYTAVDNVSISVETGEFFTLLGPSGCGKTTLLRMIAGFDLPDSGQILLDGKDMVGTPPEKRPVHTVFQTYALFPHMTVADNIAFPLKMARKTPQEIKTRVGDALDSVRLPDFGNRFPHELSGGQKQRVAFARGLVNRPRLLLLDEPLGALDAKLREEMQIELINLQKEVGVTFVFVTHAQNEALALSHRIAVMNHGNVEQIDEPSKIYGFPRNRFVADFIGKISMMNAKIVEAAPSHLKLDIGELGEVITAGKEGAKVGDNGVMAIRPEQVRISHPSEEPRLKNHFIGKVHDFLYIGDVTTYIVELSNGAYIEALLPNSSPGRATFFEVGDEVGVSWRHDAGIFLND from the coding sequence ATGTCGCTCCTGGAAATCCGTAATGTAACCCGGCGCTTTGGCAGCTACACCGCGGTCGATAATGTCAGCATTAGCGTTGAGACAGGTGAGTTCTTCACGCTGCTGGGGCCGTCGGGTTGCGGCAAAACCACGCTCTTGCGAATGATCGCCGGATTCGATCTTCCCGATTCCGGTCAAATTCTTCTGGACGGCAAGGATATGGTGGGCACGCCGCCGGAAAAACGCCCCGTCCATACCGTATTCCAAACCTATGCGTTGTTTCCGCATATGACGGTAGCGGACAATATCGCATTCCCGCTCAAGATGGCGAGAAAAACGCCGCAAGAAATAAAAACCAGGGTTGGAGACGCGCTGGATAGCGTGCGTTTACCGGATTTCGGCAACCGTTTTCCACACGAATTGTCGGGCGGGCAAAAACAGCGCGTGGCATTTGCCAGAGGACTGGTCAATCGCCCCCGGCTACTGCTGCTGGACGAACCGCTGGGCGCGCTGGATGCGAAGTTGCGCGAGGAGATGCAGATCGAACTCATCAACCTTCAGAAGGAAGTAGGCGTTACCTTCGTTTTCGTTACCCATGCCCAGAATGAAGCCCTGGCGCTGTCACATCGCATTGCAGTAATGAATCACGGCAATGTTGAACAGATTGACGAGCCCTCCAAAATCTACGGTTTCCCAAGAAACCGTTTCGTGGCGGATTTCATCGGCAAGATCAGCATGATGAATGCAAAGATCGTGGAAGCCGCACCTTCGCACCTGAAGCTTGATATAGGGGAGCTGGGCGAAGTGATCACTGCCGGGAAGGAAGGTGCAAAAGTGGGCGATAACGGCGTGATGGCAATTCGTCCCGAACAGGTTCGAATTTCCCATCCTTCGGAAGAGCCTCGGTTGAAGAACCATTTTATCGGCAAAGTACATGATTTTCTGTATATCGGAGATGTCACGACCTATATCGTGGAACTCTCCAATGGCGCTTATATCGAGGCGTTGCTGCCCAACTCATCACCGGGACGCGCCACATTTTTCGAAGTTGGGGATGAAGTCGGCGTCTCGTGGCGCCACGATGCGGGTATTTTCCTCAATGACTAA
- a CDS encoding transglycosylase domain-containing protein, whose amino-acid sequence MRRALKFLALVVLILLLVALTIAAFLLYWEAETSTYQAHRLGKLADELSWEVKSGPSEDSHFPQSGPYDIRLGYSRLPELLHNLVIHGFHVQAQARASARMKELVAQGLFVPYHEKTQAGLEISAGGGQPLYRAIFPSRAYENFEAVPSLVTNSLLFIENRELLDPTRPRKNPAIEWDRLGRAILDKIIQVFRPEHGVVGGSTLATQIEKYRHSPNGMTITPQDKLQQVASASVRAYLDGEETLSARKRIVVDYLNTVPLAGAAGFGEANGLGDGLWVWYGLDFDETNHILGSQFVEGDALIEPARFYKHVLSLIIAQRRPSYYLLAGRKSLEELTNSHLRVLAQAGVIPPSLRDAALEIPLRFRNTAAPEEIRNFSAQKAVNAVRMRLASLLGLKRMYDLDRLDLSVQSTLDQDLQQKTTDMLRRLKDPEYAKAAGLYGSRMLDTEDPGKIVYSFTLSELTPEGAKFRIQADNFDQPLDINKGTKLDLGSTAKLRTLVTYLEIVEALHGKYAALDKKSLLKQEVDPSDMLSRWAIGYLLQSPDKSLATMLDAALERNYSANPDERFFTGGGAHVFHNFTREDNRKFLSVREATLKSVNLVYIRLMRDIVRHYMFHIAGSSAKILKDAGDPDREGYLRRFADKEGKQFINRFYSKYKDKTATPDMIRSVFFASFRHTPRRLAAAYRYLYPDSTFAEFEKFMRPYRSVFKRLTPDFLQDLYEGYGPGKYSLADQGYIVTVHPLELWLVRYLTTHPGAQYADVIKASTDERVAVYRWLFTTKYKNSQDSRIRGLLEIEAFLEIHRSWKRLGYPFDSLVPSLATAIGSSADHPAALAELMGIILNDGVRVPAVLIERLHFGAGTPFETIVERVPVQGERIFSPELAAAVRGVLTDVVATGTASRLARAMVEEDGNVEEDGNEILIGGKTGTGDHRYITFSSPGVVKESRAVNRSATFVFFIGDRFFGTMTAFVPGADAADYKFTSALSTQVVKHLLPVLKPLTDKAQPLPEQILEKKPIKRELPKVKKKSEMNKRKPEMNKRKSEMNSS is encoded by the coding sequence GTGAGGCGTGCGCTCAAGTTTCTTGCCCTTGTTGTCCTGATCCTGCTTCTCGTCGCGCTGACTATTGCCGCTTTCCTTCTCTACTGGGAAGCGGAAACTTCCACATACCAGGCACACCGTCTCGGAAAGTTGGCCGATGAGCTGAGCTGGGAAGTAAAAAGCGGACCGAGTGAGGATTCCCATTTTCCGCAATCAGGACCCTATGATATACGTCTGGGCTATAGCCGATTGCCGGAGCTGCTTCATAATCTCGTCATACACGGTTTTCATGTGCAGGCGCAGGCACGAGCTTCCGCACGCATGAAGGAACTTGTTGCGCAGGGCTTGTTTGTCCCTTATCACGAGAAAACCCAGGCTGGCCTGGAAATTTCCGCCGGCGGGGGGCAACCATTGTATCGCGCCATATTCCCCAGCCGTGCTTACGAAAACTTCGAAGCGGTTCCATCGTTGGTGACGAACAGCCTGTTATTCATCGAGAATCGCGAGTTGCTGGATCCCACTCGCCCAAGAAAGAATCCCGCTATCGAATGGGATCGGCTAGGCAGGGCAATACTGGACAAGATAATCCAGGTCTTCCGTCCCGAACACGGCGTCGTAGGGGGCAGCACGCTGGCAACACAGATCGAGAAATACCGCCATTCCCCCAACGGAATGACGATTACGCCGCAAGACAAACTTCAGCAGGTCGCGTCCGCCTCCGTGCGCGCTTACCTGGACGGGGAGGAAACGTTATCCGCCCGTAAGCGTATCGTAGTGGATTATCTCAATACGGTCCCCCTCGCCGGTGCCGCAGGTTTCGGCGAAGCGAACGGACTGGGAGATGGTCTATGGGTATGGTACGGCCTGGATTTTGATGAAACCAATCATATCCTCGGTTCCCAATTCGTCGAAGGTGATGCTCTTATCGAGCCGGCGCGCTTCTACAAGCATGTACTAAGTCTGATCATCGCGCAGCGTAGACCTTCCTATTATCTCCTCGCTGGACGCAAGTCGCTTGAAGAACTTACTAACAGTCATCTGCGGGTGCTTGCCCAAGCTGGCGTGATTCCTCCCAGCCTCAGGGATGCCGCGCTGGAAATCCCGTTACGCTTCCGCAATACCGCGGCACCTGAAGAAATCAGGAACTTCTCCGCTCAAAAAGCCGTTAATGCGGTGCGCATGCGTCTCGCGTCCCTGCTCGGATTAAAGCGCATGTATGATCTGGACCGGCTGGATTTATCGGTGCAAAGCACTCTTGACCAAGATCTCCAACAGAAAACCACTGATATGCTGCGCCGGCTAAAAGACCCGGAATATGCAAAAGCGGCGGGACTTTACGGGTCCCGTATGCTGGATACGGAGGATCCGGGCAAGATTGTCTACAGCTTCACGCTCTCGGAATTGACTCCGGAAGGAGCGAAATTCCGGATTCAGGCTGATAATTTCGATCAACCCCTGGATATCAACAAAGGGACCAAGCTTGATTTGGGTTCCACCGCGAAATTAAGAACGTTGGTAACTTACCTTGAAATTGTCGAAGCACTGCATGGAAAATATGCGGCGTTGGACAAGAAATCTTTACTTAAACAAGAGGTGGATCCAAGCGATATGCTTAGCCGCTGGGCGATCGGTTATCTACTGCAGAGCCCGGACAAGAGTCTGGCAACCATGCTGGATGCCGCCCTGGAGCGCAACTATTCGGCCAATCCTGACGAACGTTTTTTTACGGGTGGCGGTGCGCATGTATTTCACAATTTCACGCGTGAAGACAATCGCAAGTTTCTGAGCGTCCGCGAGGCAACGCTGAAGTCAGTCAATCTCGTATACATCCGTCTGATGCGGGATATCGTGCGCCACTATATGTTCCACATTGCGGGTTCGTCCGCCAAGATACTGAAGGACGCCGGGGACCCTGACCGGGAAGGGTACCTCAGACGATTCGCGGACAAGGAAGGTAAGCAGTTCATTAACCGGTTTTATTCTAAATATAAGGATAAAACGGCGACACCGGATATGATTCGTAGCGTTTTCTTTGCCAGCTTCCGGCACACGCCGCGCCGTTTGGCAGCCGCATACCGTTACCTTTATCCCGATTCGACATTCGCGGAATTCGAGAAGTTTATGCGGCCGTATCGGTCCGTTTTTAAACGCCTGACCCCGGATTTTCTTCAAGATCTTTATGAGGGCTACGGCCCCGGCAAATACTCACTGGCCGATCAGGGCTATATTGTCACCGTCCATCCCCTGGAGTTATGGCTGGTGCGCTATTTGACCACTCATCCGGGCGCTCAATATGCGGATGTGATCAAGGCCAGCACTGATGAGCGGGTAGCTGTCTACCGCTGGCTGTTCACGACGAAATACAAGAACTCGCAGGATAGCCGAATTCGCGGACTTCTGGAGATTGAAGCATTTCTTGAAATTCATCGCAGCTGGAAGCGGCTCGGCTATCCTTTCGATTCACTGGTGCCGTCGCTCGCCACCGCTATCGGGAGTTCGGCGGACCACCCGGCTGCACTTGCTGAACTGATGGGCATCATTCTCAATGACGGAGTGCGGGTTCCAGCGGTGCTGATCGAACGCCTGCACTTTGGCGCGGGCACGCCTTTCGAAACCATCGTCGAGCGGGTGCCCGTCCAAGGAGAAAGGATTTTTTCCCCTGAATTGGCAGCGGCGGTGCGTGGCGTGTTAACCGACGTGGTGGCGACGGGAACTGCTTCGCGACTCGCCCGCGCCATGGTGGAAGAAGATGGTAATGTGGAGGAGGACGGCAATGAAATTCTGATCGGGGGAAAGACGGGGACGGGAGATCACCGTTACATTACCTTCTCGTCTCCGGGTGTCGTCAAGGAATCCCGTGCAGTAAACCGTTCTGCCACTTTTGTGTTCTTCATCGGCGATCGTTTTTTCGGAACGATGACCGCATTTGTGCCGGGTGCGGATGCCGCGGATTATAAATTCACGTCGGCGCTTTCCACGCAAGTCGTGAAGCATCTCTTGCCCGTCCTGAAACCACTCACCGATAAGGCTCAGCCGCTGCCTGAACAAATTTTGGAAAAAAAACCGATCAAACGCGAATTGCCTAAAGTGAAAAAAAAGTCTGAAATGAACAAAAGAAAGCCTGAAATGAATAAGAGAAAGTCCGAGATGAACTCGAGTTAA
- a CDS encoding (2Fe-2S) ferredoxin domain-containing protein → MSYYQRHVFFCVNQREAGAACCNNHGAQVMRDYAKDRVKALRLDSKNRRVRINNAGCLDRCNEGPVIVVYPEDVWYTYVDKEDIDEIIEEHLKNGRVVERLRI, encoded by the coding sequence ATGAGCTACTACCAGCGGCACGTATTTTTCTGCGTCAATCAGCGCGAAGCGGGAGCAGCGTGCTGTAATAATCATGGCGCTCAAGTCATGCGCGATTACGCCAAGGATCGTGTCAAGGCGCTCAGGCTCGACAGCAAGAACAGAAGGGTGCGGATCAACAATGCGGGATGTCTTGATCGTTGCAATGAGGGGCCGGTTATTGTGGTCTATCCGGAAGATGTCTGGTATACGTATGTGGATAAGGAAGACATCGATGAAATCATTGAGGAACATCTGAAAAATGGCCGGGTGGTCGAACGGCTGAGAATCTGA